A stretch of the Nitratifractor salsuginis DSM 16511 genome encodes the following:
- the dxs gene encoding 1-deoxy-D-xylulose-5-phosphate synthase, translating into MQIKDKSPEELQELAQKIRQRILEVVSRNGGHLSSTLGAVDLIIGMHYVFDAQKDPFIFDVSHQAYAHKLLTDRWDAFDTLRQFGGISGYTNPEESPYDYYKAGHSSTSISLAVGAAKAIRLKGEDRIPVVMIGDGSMSAGMVYEALNELGDRKYPVVIILNDNEMSIAKPIGAISRYLSKGMAGPFYQKLKRKTESLLEMLPEGATYMAKKFEESFRLITPGMLFEELGIEYIGPIDGHDIPSIIHTLQIAKSMGKPVIVHAQTIKGKGYKIAEGPLEHWHGVGPFDIETGEPLKKSAGAKSATQIFSETLQELASRDEKIVGVTAAMPGGTGLSPLLEKYPERFWDVGIAEQHAVTSMGPLAKEGFKPFCAIYSTFLQRGYDQVIHDIALMNVGVTFAIDRAGIVGEDGETHQGAFDISYLRPIPNMTLMAPFNERSFKKALRFAVDFPMPLAIRYPRGAFMAEDFDVPDYETGRAHLLREGEEVLFVGYGNGVGRALETAKHLEELRPAILDLRFVKPLDRELLRELARRYRQWFVFSEGARIGGVASALEEFFEEEGIEGVTLESFEYEDRFIPHGKTEVVEEHLGLRPNQLARKVAQRLETSSKDGGDGRVYNSEKKSVSKG; encoded by the coding sequence ATGCAGATCAAAGATAAAAGCCCCGAAGAGTTGCAGGAGCTGGCCCAAAAGATCCGCCAAAGGATCCTGGAAGTGGTCAGCCGCAACGGCGGGCATCTCAGCTCCACCCTCGGAGCGGTGGATCTGATCATCGGGATGCACTATGTCTTCGATGCCCAAAAGGATCCTTTTATCTTCGATGTCTCCCACCAGGCCTACGCCCACAAATTGCTGACCGACCGCTGGGACGCCTTCGATACCCTGCGGCAGTTCGGCGGGATCAGCGGCTATACCAACCCCGAGGAATCTCCCTACGACTACTACAAGGCGGGCCACAGTTCCACCTCCATCTCTCTGGCGGTGGGCGCCGCCAAGGCGATCCGGCTCAAAGGGGAGGACCGCATCCCCGTGGTGATGATCGGCGACGGGAGTATGAGCGCCGGGATGGTCTATGAAGCCCTCAACGAGCTGGGCGACCGCAAATATCCGGTGGTGATCATCCTCAACGACAACGAGATGAGCATCGCCAAACCCATCGGGGCGATCAGCCGCTACCTCTCCAAAGGGATGGCCGGCCCCTTCTACCAGAAGCTCAAGCGCAAAACCGAAAGCCTCCTGGAGATGCTCCCGGAGGGGGCGACCTATATGGCGAAAAAGTTCGAAGAGTCCTTTCGCCTCATCACTCCCGGGATGCTTTTCGAAGAGTTGGGGATCGAATACATCGGCCCCATCGACGGGCACGATATCCCCTCCATCATCCACACCCTCCAGATCGCCAAATCGATGGGCAAGCCGGTGATCGTCCACGCCCAGACCATCAAGGGCAAAGGGTACAAGATCGCCGAGGGGCCCCTGGAACATTGGCACGGGGTGGGGCCCTTCGATATCGAGACGGGGGAGCCGCTGAAAAAGAGCGCCGGAGCCAAAAGTGCAACGCAGATCTTCAGCGAAACCCTCCAGGAACTCGCCTCCCGCGATGAGAAGATCGTGGGGGTCACCGCCGCTATGCCCGGCGGGACCGGCCTCTCTCCTCTCCTGGAAAAATACCCGGAGCGCTTCTGGGATGTGGGGATCGCCGAACAGCATGCCGTTACCAGTATGGGCCCGCTGGCCAAAGAGGGCTTCAAACCCTTCTGCGCCATCTACTCCACCTTTTTGCAGCGGGGATACGACCAGGTGATCCACGACATCGCCCTGATGAACGTCGGGGTCACCTTCGCCATCGACCGTGCGGGGATCGTGGGAGAAGACGGAGAGACCCATCAGGGGGCTTTCGATATCTCCTATCTGCGTCCCATCCCCAATATGACCCTGATGGCCCCCTTCAATGAGCGCAGCTTCAAAAAGGCCCTCCGCTTTGCCGTCGATTTTCCCATGCCGCTGGCGATCCGTTATCCGCGGGGGGCTTTTATGGCGGAGGATTTCGACGTTCCCGACTATGAGACCGGTCGGGCCCATCTGCTCCGGGAGGGGGAGGAAGTCCTTTTCGTCGGCTACGGCAACGGGGTCGGGCGGGCTCTGGAGACTGCCAAACACTTGGAGGAGCTCCGTCCCGCGATCCTGGATCTGCGCTTCGTCAAGCCCCTCGACCGGGAGCTTCTGAGGGAATTGGCCCGGCGCTACCGGCAATGGTTCGTCTTCAGCGAGGGGGCCAGGATCGGAGGGGTCGCCTCCGCGCTTGAGGAGTTCTTCGAAGAGGAGGGGATCGAAGGGGTCACTCTGGAAAGCTTCGAATATGAAGACCGTTTCATCCCCCACGGCAAAACAGAGGTAGTAGAAGAGCACCTGGGCCTGCGGCCGAATCAGTTGGCCCGAAAGGTGGCGCAACGCCTGGAGACGTCCTCCAAGGATGGGGGAGACGGAAGAGTATATAATTCCGAAAAGAAATCCGTAAGCAAAGGATAA
- a CDS encoding type IV pilus twitching motility protein PilT — protein sequence MKNKLNQYLKTLVANKGSDLHIKAGAIPRVRVHGVLRKLGNELWEPEAVKALVREITTADQYVELKEKKSLDMAYILDEKSRFRVNIFHQMNGLSIVMRLIPVEIPDFESLGLPNVIKTFADKPRGLVLVTGVTGSGKSTTLAAILNRINEKYSKHIITLEDPIEFVHKDKKCLINQRSIGQDSNSFRDALPAALREDPDIILVGEMRDTETIDLALHAANTGHLVFSTLHTLDAKETVNRVIGMFPEEEQNRVRLSLASVLEGVISQRLAPTRAGGRIAAVEVMVKTARIEELIAENRDFEIPDAIAEGREIYGSQTFDQHLYDLVVQGIITEEVAMEFSTSPSDLKLRLEGIGRGTVKESAAPAEAAPSVEDLDAYDFKEDEA from the coding sequence ATGAAAAACAAACTCAATCAATACCTGAAAACTCTGGTAGCCAACAAGGGGAGCGACCTCCACATCAAGGCGGGAGCGATTCCCAGAGTGCGGGTCCACGGGGTGTTGCGGAAACTGGGAAATGAGCTTTGGGAACCCGAAGCGGTCAAGGCACTTGTCCGGGAGATCACTACCGCGGATCAATACGTCGAGCTCAAAGAGAAAAAATCTTTGGATATGGCTTATATCCTTGACGAAAAGAGCCGTTTCCGGGTCAACATCTTTCATCAGATGAACGGCCTGAGTATCGTGATGCGTCTGATCCCGGTGGAGATCCCCGACTTCGAGAGCCTCGGACTTCCGAATGTGATCAAAACTTTTGCCGACAAACCGAGAGGCCTGGTTCTGGTCACCGGGGTGACCGGTAGCGGTAAGTCGACGACCCTGGCGGCAATTCTCAACCGGATCAATGAAAAATACTCTAAGCATATCATTACTCTGGAAGACCCCATCGAATTTGTCCACAAAGACAAGAAATGCCTGATCAATCAGCGCTCCATCGGTCAGGATTCCAATTCCTTTCGTGATGCGCTTCCCGCCGCGCTGCGGGAGGACCCGGATATTATCCTGGTCGGAGAGATGCGGGATACCGAGACCATTGATCTGGCGCTGCATGCCGCCAATACTGGACACCTGGTCTTTTCTACCCTCCATACCCTCGATGCCAAAGAGACCGTCAACCGGGTCATCGGCATGTTCCCTGAAGAGGAGCAGAATCGGGTACGCCTCTCTTTGGCCTCGGTCCTGGAAGGGGTCATTTCCCAACGTTTGGCCCCCACGAGGGCGGGTGGGCGTATTGCCGCGGTGGAAGTGATGGTCAAAACGGCACGGATCGAAGAGCTGATCGCGGAGAACCGGGACTTCGAGATCCCCGATGCCATCGCCGAAGGGCGGGAAATCTACGGTTCCCAGACCTTCGACCAGCACCTTTACGATCTGGTGGTCCAGGGGATCATTACCGAAGAGGTGGCGATGGAGTTCTCCACCTCGCCCTCGGATCTCAAACTCCGCCTCGAAGGGATCGGCCGAGGAACGGTCAAAGAGAGCGCCGCCCCGGCAGAGGCGGCCCCAAGTGTTGAAGATTTGGATGCCTACGACTTCAAAGAGGATGAAGCGTAG
- the pth gene encoding aminoacyl-tRNA hydrolase, giving the protein MTLYVGLGNPGPAYEKTRHNIGFRVIDRLVAETGARNISKKAFEGELYRQGNLFFLKPLTYMNLSGRSIKAVMNFFKISLEDLVVVHDDIDLPLGTIRYKVGGSSGGHNGLKSIDEYVGKEYLRMRMGVGKPTRKSEVVSYVLAPFTPEEEAEVERLVDYAAEVALKIPSLSLDELKSRYSLKGGVDGGT; this is encoded by the coding sequence GTGACCCTCTATGTCGGATTGGGAAATCCCGGACCGGCATACGAAAAGACCCGGCACAATATCGGTTTCCGGGTCATCGATCGCCTGGTGGCCGAGACCGGTGCCAGGAATATCTCCAAAAAAGCCTTCGAAGGCGAACTCTATCGCCAGGGCAATCTCTTTTTCCTCAAACCGCTTACCTATATGAACCTCTCCGGTCGAAGTATCAAAGCCGTGATGAATTTTTTCAAAATTTCCCTCGAAGACCTGGTGGTGGTCCATGACGATATTGATCTGCCTCTGGGGACGATCCGTTATAAGGTCGGCGGAAGCTCCGGAGGGCACAACGGCTTGAAGTCCATCGACGAGTATGTGGGTAAAGAGTATCTTCGGATGCGGATGGGTGTAGGCAAGCCCACCCGAAAGAGTGAAGTGGTCAGCTATGTGCTCGCCCCTTTCACGCCGGAAGAGGAGGCGGAGGTGGAGCGCCTGGTGGATTATGCCGCCGAGGTCGCCCTGAAGATCCCCAGCCTTTCCCTCGATGAGCTCAAGTCGCGTTACAGCCTCAAAGGGGGGGTCGATGGGGGTACCTAA
- the lysA gene encoding diaminopimelate decarboxylase, translating to MPIDFHALAEKYGTPLYVYDFDQMRENYRRLKEAFAGSKSLIAYAVKANSNLSVISLFGKLGAGADCVSLGEILRARTAGIEPYRIIFSGVGKRDDEIEAALKEGILMINLESEAEMHRVEEVAQRLGQEARISIRVNPNVDPQTHPYISTGLHENKFGVEIDRAKRMYIYAKNSDWLDPVGIHFHIGSQLTELEPIKEAASIVADLVRSLAAIGIEIRFFDVGGGLGVVYRDETPIDVEEYAKVITESIKGLDLTIICEPGRYLTANAGWLLTRVLYEKNNGAKRFVIVDAAMNDLMRPTLYQAYHGVEYLEPDAKERGEATPADLVGPICESGDWLAKERLLPPTRSGDLLAIRSAGAYGFTMASNYNTRGRPAEVACEQGQCRLIRDRENFEDQIRLEKGHLEA from the coding sequence ATGCCCATTGATTTCCACGCCTTGGCGGAAAAGTACGGAACCCCGCTCTATGTATACGATTTTGACCAAATGCGCGAAAATTATCGCCGCCTCAAAGAGGCCTTTGCCGGGAGCAAATCCCTGATCGCCTATGCCGTCAAAGCCAACTCCAATCTTTCGGTCATCTCCCTGTTCGGCAAGCTCGGCGCCGGGGCTGACTGCGTCTCTCTGGGAGAGATCCTGCGTGCCCGCACCGCCGGCATCGAGCCCTATCGGATCATCTTCTCCGGCGTCGGCAAGCGGGACGATGAGATCGAAGCGGCCCTCAAAGAGGGGATCTTGATGATCAACCTGGAGAGCGAAGCGGAGATGCACCGGGTCGAAGAGGTGGCCCAGAGGCTGGGGCAGGAGGCGCGTATCTCCATCCGGGTCAATCCCAATGTCGATCCCCAGACCCACCCCTACATCTCCACCGGGCTTCACGAGAACAAATTCGGTGTCGAGATCGACCGGGCCAAGCGGATGTACATCTACGCCAAAAACTCCGATTGGCTCGATCCGGTGGGGATCCATTTTCATATCGGTTCCCAGCTGACGGAGCTCGAGCCTATCAAGGAGGCAGCGAGTATCGTCGCCGACCTGGTCCGTTCCCTGGCGGCCATCGGGATCGAGATCCGTTTTTTCGATGTCGGGGGAGGTTTGGGGGTCGTCTACCGGGATGAAACTCCCATCGATGTGGAGGAGTACGCCAAAGTGATCACCGAGTCGATCAAGGGGCTGGATTTGACCATCATCTGCGAGCCGGGGCGTTACCTTACCGCCAACGCCGGCTGGCTGCTTACCCGGGTTCTCTACGAGAAAAACAACGGCGCCAAGCGCTTCGTCATCGTCGATGCGGCGATGAACGATCTGATGCGTCCGACCCTTTATCAGGCCTACCACGGAGTGGAGTACCTGGAGCCCGACGCTAAGGAGCGGGGGGAGGCGACCCCGGCGGACCTGGTGGGCCCCATCTGCGAGAGCGGAGACTGGCTGGCCAAAGAACGGCTGCTGCCCCCCACCCGCAGCGGCGATCTGCTGGCGATCCGGAGTGCGGGAGCCTACGGATTCACAATGGCCAGCAATTACAACACCCGCGGACGTCCCGCCGAAGTGGCTTGTGAGCAGGGGCAGTGCCGCCTGATCAGGGACCGGGAGAACTTCGAAGATCAGATCCGCCTGGAAAAAGGGCATTTGGAGGCTTGA
- a CDS encoding 50S ribosomal protein L25/general stress protein Ctc yields the protein MLEGIVRESIGKSNAKKLRRDGYLVANIYANGVDNVHAAFKQGEFIRTVRRKEKLDFPVKVGDTEYNVVIQEYQLHPVTGEIMHVDLRVAIPGHVTDYLVPVETVGLPKGIKNKGVLVITKRRLRVRGPIEKIPAKFTLDVSDLDRDESILVRDIEAPEGCRLMDRPHVSVCGVIKAR from the coding sequence ATGTTGGAAGGCATCGTTAGAGAGAGTATCGGAAAGAGCAACGCCAAAAAGCTCCGACGAGATGGTTATCTGGTTGCCAACATCTATGCGAACGGGGTCGACAATGTTCATGCCGCGTTCAAACAGGGTGAATTTATCAGAACCGTCCGTAGAAAAGAGAAGCTCGACTTCCCTGTCAAAGTGGGGGATACCGAGTACAATGTCGTTATTCAGGAGTATCAACTCCACCCTGTGACCGGTGAAATTATGCACGTAGACCTGCGGGTAGCGATCCCCGGCCATGTCACCGACTACCTGGTCCCCGTCGAAACCGTCGGTCTTCCCAAAGGGATCAAGAACAAAGGTGTTCTGGTCATCACCAAGCGTCGCCTGCGTGTCCGCGGCCCCATTGAGAAGATCCCTGCCAAGTTCACCCTCGACGTGAGCGATCTGGATCGGGACGAGTCGATTCTCGTTCGGGATATCGAAGCTCCCGAAGGGTGCCGGCTGATGGATCGCCCCCACGTCTCCGTCTGCGGTGTAATCAAAGCCCGCTAA
- a CDS encoding LptF/LptG family permease, translated as MGVPKRTFLYIARHYLKNFLILLIGLSLAVVFIDFLQQAQRLHGGANRKILYAFYTWEYMVALIYPLVILMAMAWTQISFIYRNVFVSLFSFGFGRRQILIPFLASGVLIYLVFTGLQMTSFAYGQDRARMILHADRYKDALNNLFFKYNDSFVYASRLDPLHKALLRGMIFEVKKNQVVRTLRFDEARFHDGEWIAPRALVRSKRFDTEGELTGFEDKELKNMILLKGYRPKVFRKIYEGGTFSLVDSLAALHLLKKQGLSADKVKAILYNKVLTPLFALAMMVIFFYRTPLYHRFVRKEQLWTALLGSALLTWALLFALFRLGMNGVIDPDLGQTLPILILILYAWRLDRRIRRQEAPLARLRGNGAQLG; from the coding sequence ATGGGGGTACCTAAACGGACCTTTCTCTATATCGCCCGGCACTATCTGAAAAACTTCCTGATCCTGCTGATCGGCCTGAGTCTGGCCGTCGTTTTCATCGACTTTCTCCAACAAGCCCAGCGGCTCCACGGGGGCGCGAACCGGAAAATCCTCTATGCCTTTTATACCTGGGAGTATATGGTCGCGCTGATCTACCCGTTAGTGATTCTGATGGCGATGGCGTGGACCCAGATCAGCTTTATCTATCGTAATGTCTTCGTCTCTCTTTTTTCCTTCGGTTTTGGTCGTCGTCAAATCCTGATCCCTTTTCTCGCTTCCGGGGTTCTGATCTATCTGGTCTTTACCGGATTGCAGATGACCTCTTTCGCCTATGGGCAGGATCGGGCCCGGATGATTCTCCACGCCGACCGTTACAAAGATGCCCTGAATAATCTCTTTTTTAAATACAACGACTCCTTCGTCTACGCTTCCCGGCTCGATCCCCTGCACAAAGCTCTGTTAAGGGGGATGATTTTCGAAGTGAAGAAGAACCAGGTCGTCCGCACCCTTCGTTTCGATGAAGCCCGTTTCCACGATGGAGAATGGATCGCCCCCCGCGCGCTGGTGCGGAGCAAGCGTTTCGACACAGAGGGGGAATTGACGGGCTTCGAGGATAAGGAGTTGAAGAATATGATCCTCCTCAAAGGCTACCGTCCCAAAGTCTTTCGCAAGATCTACGAGGGGGGGACCTTCTCCCTTGTCGATTCTCTGGCTGCCCTGCATCTCCTGAAAAAGCAGGGCCTCTCGGCGGACAAGGTCAAGGCGATCCTCTACAACAAAGTGCTTACGCCTCTCTTCGCTCTGGCGATGATGGTGATCTTCTTCTATCGGACCCCGCTCTATCATCGATTTGTCCGCAAGGAGCAACTCTGGACAGCCCTTCTGGGGAGTGCACTGCTGACCTGGGCACTCCTTTTCGCGCTTTTCCGTCTGGGAATGAACGGAGTGATCGATCCCGATCTCGGCCAGACACTCCCCATCCTGATCCTGATCCTCTATGCCTGGAGGCTCGATCGCCGCATCAGGCGCCAGGAGGCCCCCCTGGCGAGGCTCAGAGGAAATGGTGCCCAGTTAGGATAA
- the ndk gene encoding nucleoside-diphosphate kinase yields the protein MEKTLSIIKPDAVKKNVIGKIIDRFESNGLRVAAIKKIQLSRADAEAFYAVHKERPFFGELVEFMISGPVVVSVLEGENAVAKNRELMGATDPKEAAPGTIRADFAESIDANAVHGSDSLENAEKEIAFFFAQREIL from the coding sequence ATGGAAAAGACCCTATCGATCATCAAACCTGACGCTGTCAAAAAGAATGTGATCGGAAAGATCATCGACCGATTCGAAAGCAACGGCCTGCGTGTCGCCGCGATCAAAAAGATCCAGCTCAGCCGCGCCGATGCCGAAGCGTTTTACGCCGTACACAAAGAACGCCCCTTCTTCGGCGAGCTCGTGGAGTTTATGATCTCCGGCCCGGTTGTCGTCTCCGTTCTCGAAGGAGAGAATGCCGTCGCCAAGAACCGTGAGCTGATGGGCGCTACCGATCCCAAAGAGGCGGCTCCCGGCACGATCCGTGCCGATTTCGCCGAGAGCATCGACGCTAACGCCGTGCATGGAAGCGACTCTCTGGAGAATGCCGAGAAAGAGATCGCCTTCTTCTTCGCCCAGCGGGAGATTCTCTAA
- the pheA gene encoding chorismate mutase gives MTLEALRKEIDRIDDQLLDLYNERLKIVEEVGRLKNSTGAPIYRPEREREILERLKRRNRERGGLLSDEAIEALFLELFAVARNYELPERVAFLGPEASFTHQAAEKKFGATSAYLPIHTIKGVFREVAEGKAKFGVVPIENSFNGIVSDTINCLSDYDLKIVAEVLIEIHHVLATKAEDVKQIKRIYSKDIAFGQCNQFLEDVGLDLVEQIPVESTAKAAQMAAKDPEAAAICSEVAARLYHLPILFKNIEDEGNNRTRFFIVSDFENRPSGRDKTTILVRLPHRPGALVDFLNDFKEAQIGLTKIKSHIVGGVSIFFIEFDGHKEDEKIRKIFEKHEESIKFLGSYVKEADDV, from the coding sequence ATGACACTGGAAGCGTTGCGCAAAGAGATCGACCGTATCGATGACCAACTGCTGGATCTTTACAATGAACGCCTCAAGATCGTCGAAGAAGTGGGGCGCCTCAAAAACAGTACCGGCGCGCCTATCTATCGTCCCGAGCGGGAGCGGGAGATTCTTGAACGCCTCAAACGCCGCAACCGGGAGCGGGGCGGCCTGCTCAGCGACGAAGCGATCGAAGCTCTCTTTTTGGAACTCTTCGCCGTCGCCCGCAACTATGAGCTTCCCGAGCGGGTGGCTTTTTTGGGGCCGGAGGCGAGTTTCACCCATCAGGCGGCGGAGAAGAAATTCGGGGCGACCAGTGCCTATCTGCCGATCCATACCATCAAGGGGGTCTTCCGGGAAGTGGCCGAAGGGAAGGCCAAATTCGGCGTTGTCCCCATCGAAAACAGCTTCAACGGGATCGTCAGCGACACCATCAACTGCCTGAGTGATTACGACCTCAAGATCGTCGCCGAAGTGCTGATCGAGATCCACCATGTCCTGGCGACCAAGGCTGAGGATGTGAAGCAGATCAAACGGATCTACTCCAAAGATATCGCCTTTGGCCAGTGCAATCAGTTTCTCGAAGATGTAGGACTGGATCTGGTGGAGCAGATCCCCGTGGAGTCGACGGCCAAGGCGGCGCAGATGGCGGCCAAAGACCCGGAGGCTGCGGCGATCTGCTCCGAAGTCGCCGCCCGGCTCTACCACTTGCCGATCCTCTTCAAGAATATCGAAGACGAAGGGAACAACCGCACCCGCTTCTTCATCGTCAGCGACTTCGAAAACCGCCCCAGCGGCCGGGACAAGACGACGATCCTGGTCCGTCTCCCCCATCGTCCCGGGGCCCTGGTCGACTTCCTCAACGATTTCAAAGAGGCGCAGATCGGCCTGACCAAGATCAAATCCCACATCGTGGGCGGAGTCTCGATCTTTTTCATCGAATTTGACGGACACAAAGAGGATGAGAAGATCCGAAAGATTTTCGAGAAACACGAAGAATCCATCAAATTCCTCGGCTCCTATGTCAAAGAGGCGGACGACGTCTGA
- the hisC gene encoding histidinol-phosphate transaminase, translating to MKFNKTLDKIKTYEAGKPIELVVREFGIEPDQVVKLASNENPLGTSPKVAEAIRANADKAHLYPDDSMFELKASLSRRFGVPEESLIIGAGSDQILEFISRAKLNEESSVLMSRVTFAMYSIYALQQGARILRTEDYRHRPDEFIPMMQAHRPDVVFLCTPNNPTGDATSREDLFAIIEAADPETLVVVDGAYMEYAAAKDPAYRIDPAEILRYPNAVYLGTFSKAYGLGGMRVGYGIARPEIIQALMKLRPPFNITTLSLAAAIAANEDEAFVQKSLQIHRQELPRYEAYARERGFEYIESYTNFITWLFDEERNSSEIADALLRRGVIVRDLASYGMNALRITIGTPEQNDRLFSAMDEVLG from the coding sequence GTGAAATTCAATAAAACGCTTGACAAAATCAAAACTTACGAAGCGGGCAAGCCGATCGAACTGGTCGTCCGGGAGTTCGGTATCGAGCCCGATCAGGTGGTCAAGCTGGCTTCCAACGAGAACCCTCTGGGGACCAGCCCCAAAGTGGCGGAGGCGATCCGGGCCAATGCAGACAAGGCCCACCTCTACCCCGACGACAGCATGTTCGAGCTCAAAGCCTCCCTCTCCCGGCGCTTCGGGGTCCCCGAAGAGTCTCTGATCATCGGTGCGGGGAGCGACCAGATCCTTGAGTTCATCTCCCGGGCGAAGCTCAATGAAGAGAGCTCGGTCCTGATGAGCCGGGTCACTTTCGCGATGTACAGCATCTATGCCCTCCAGCAGGGAGCCCGGATCCTGCGTACCGAGGATTACCGCCACCGCCCCGATGAGTTCATCCCCATGATGCAAGCCCATCGCCCTGACGTCGTCTTCCTCTGCACTCCCAACAACCCCACAGGAGACGCGACGAGCAGGGAGGACCTCTTCGCGATCATCGAAGCGGCGGATCCCGAGACCCTGGTCGTCGTCGACGGTGCCTATATGGAGTACGCCGCGGCCAAGGACCCGGCCTACCGCATCGACCCTGCGGAGATCCTGCGCTACCCCAATGCCGTCTATCTGGGAACCTTTTCCAAGGCCTACGGATTGGGCGGGATGCGGGTCGGCTACGGCATCGCTCGGCCCGAGATCATTCAAGCCCTGATGAAGCTGCGTCCCCCCTTCAACATCACGACCCTCTCCCTGGCCGCGGCCATCGCCGCCAACGAAGATGAAGCCTTCGTCCAGAAATCCCTACAGATCCATCGGCAGGAGCTCCCCCGGTATGAGGCTTATGCCCGGGAGCGGGGTTTTGAGTACATCGAGAGCTATACCAATTTCATTACCTGGCTCTTCGATGAAGAGCGCAACTCATCGGAGATCGCCGATGCCCTGCTGCGTCGGGGAGTGATCGTGCGGGATTTGGCGAGCTACGGAATGAACGCTCTGCGGATCACCATCGGGACCCCGGAGCAGAACGACCGGCTCTTCAGTGCCATGGATGAGGTCCTGGGATGA
- a CDS encoding 4Fe-4S dicluster domain-containing protein, translating into MAVMITDICINCAACIDECPVEAIVDEDDNPTGEDTYYVYADKCVECVGYHDTPACAEACPTEGCIVWAECVEGMPCREDVPAEARAEHAPVIED; encoded by the coding sequence ATGGCAGTAATGATTACAGACATCTGCATCAACTGTGCGGCATGTATCGATGAGTGCCCCGTCGAAGCGATCGTTGACGAGGACGATAACCCCACAGGTGAGGACACTTACTACGTCTACGCTGACAAGTGTGTCGAGTGTGTCGGATACCATGATACTCCCGCCTGTGCGGAAGCCTGTCCCACAGAAGGGTGCATCGTCTGGGCCGAGTGTGTCGAGGGAATGCCCTGCCGGGAAGATGTCCCCGCCGAGGCACGTGCCGAGCACGCTCCTGTCATCGAGGACTAA
- the metK gene encoding methionine adenosyltransferase, which translates to MAKEYIFTSESVTEGHPDKMADQISDAILDYIIERDKGARVACETLLSNGYCVIAGELKTHAYAPMQEIAREVVREIGYTDASFGFDYRSAGVLNGIGEQSPDINQGVDQASGEIGAGDQGLMFGYACKETEELMPLPISLAHKITARLAQVRKDGTLPYLRPDGKAQVSVRYRDGKPVEVTTVVVSTQHAPEIEQKQLHRDVLQEVIHAVIPEELRAEDIVYHINPTGRFVIGGPQGDAGLTGRKIIVDTYGGSCPHGGGAFSGKDPTKVDRSAAYAARWVAKNLVAAGVAERVTIQIAYAIGVVEPVSIMVDTHGTANVEESRLEACVRDVFDLRPAGIIKSLDLLRPIYRKTAAYGHFGRELPEFTWERTDRVEEIRSYLGL; encoded by the coding sequence ATGGCAAAAGAGTATATTTTTACCAGCGAATCGGTCACCGAAGGCCATCCCGACAAGATGGCGGACCAGATCAGCGACGCAATCCTCGACTACATCATCGAGCGGGACAAGGGGGCGAGAGTCGCCTGCGAAACCCTGCTGAGCAACGGCTACTGTGTCATCGCAGGAGAGCTCAAGACCCACGCCTACGCTCCCATGCAGGAGATCGCCCGTGAAGTGGTGCGCGAGATCGGCTATACCGATGCGAGCTTCGGTTTCGACTACCGCAGCGCCGGCGTGCTCAACGGCATCGGAGAGCAGAGCCCCGACATCAACCAGGGGGTCGACCAGGCTTCCGGCGAGATCGGAGCGGGGGATCAGGGATTGATGTTCGGCTATGCCTGCAAAGAGACGGAGGAGTTGATGCCTCTGCCCATCTCCCTGGCCCACAAGATCACCGCCCGCCTGGCCCAAGTGCGCAAGGATGGGACTCTTCCCTACCTGCGGCCCGACGGCAAAGCCCAGGTGAGTGTGCGCTATCGTGACGGCAAGCCGGTGGAGGTCACCACGGTCGTCGTCTCCACCCAGCACGCCCCGGAGATCGAGCAGAAACAGCTTCACCGGGATGTGCTCCAGGAGGTGATCCACGCAGTGATCCCCGAAGAGCTCCGTGCCGAGGATATCGTCTACCACATCAACCCCACGGGCCGCTTCGTCATCGGCGGCCCCCAGGGGGATGCGGGATTGACGGGACGCAAGATCATTGTCGATACCTACGGCGGGAGCTGCCCCCACGGCGGCGGAGCCTTCAGCGGCAAGGACCCCACGAAAGTCGACCGCTCCGCCGCCTATGCCGCCCGCTGGGTCGCCAAAAACCTGGTCGCGGCCGGCGTGGCCGAACGGGTAACGATCCAGATCGCCTACGCCATCGGGGTCGTGGAGCCGGTCTCCATTATGGTTGATACCCACGGCACCGCCAACGTGGAAGAGTCCCGGCTCGAAGCGTGTGTACGCGATGTCTTCGACCTGCGCCCCGCCGGGATCATCAAAAGCCTCGACCTCCTGCGCCCCATCTACCGCAAAACTGCTGCCTACGGCCATTTCGGCCGGGAACTCCCCGAATTTACCTGGGAGCGCACCGACCGGGTCGAAGAGATCCGCTCCTACCTGGGACTCTAG